In the Puntigrus tetrazona isolate hp1 chromosome 9, ASM1883169v1, whole genome shotgun sequence genome, one interval contains:
- the cmklr2 gene encoding G-protein coupled receptor 1, with protein MMTQEDRDYLNDSYEYSDYGYVEETKAGGYTQREALHIISVIIYSLAFTLGVIGNGTVIWVTSFKSKRTVNSIWLQNLAIADFVFVLFLPFSIDYVLRDFHWLFGKTMCKLNSFVCTMNMYASVLFLTVLSLDRYVSLVHLSWCEKYRSIRGAWWVCALIWFTSCCLSCPALIFRDVIQHNGKVVCFNNFHNESRRMIAVRHIAMVSLRTTVGFLLPFATITTSGVLLAVKMRQSDSVRLTSFSRTISAVILVFFLCWVPFHTFSLMELSMHHTSSLHSVLIVGFPLATSLAFFNSCVNPILYVLLTKKVRKLVRRSCLNFTKSSLRELSQSVSATELDSPLPSCSPEEATVNSSV; from the coding sequence ATGATGACCCAAGAAGACAGGGACTATCTAAACGACTCTTATGAATACTCGGACTATGGATATGTGGAGGAGACCAAGGCTGGAGGCTACACTCAGAGAGAAGCTCTTCACATCATATCGGTGATCATCTACAGCCTGGCCTTCACTCTGGGAGTGATCGGGAACGGCACGGTCATCTGGGTGACCTCCTTCAAAAGCAAACGGACGGTGAACAGCATCTGGCTGCAGAATCTGGCCATCGCCGACTTCGTGTTCGTCCTCTTCCTGCCGTTCTCCATCGACTACGTGCTGCGAGACTTTCACTGGCTCTTCGGGAAGACCATGTGCAAGCTGAACTCGTTCGTGTGCACCATGAACATGTACGCCAGCGTGCTGTTCCTGACCGTCCTGAGCTTGGACCGCTACGTCTCGCTGGTCCACCTGAGCTGGTGCGAAAAGTATCGAAGCATCCGGGGGGCCTGGTGGGTGTGCGCTCTGATTTGGTTCACGTCCTGCTGTCTGAGCTGCCCGGCTCTGATATTCCGCGACGTGATCCAGCATAACGGGAAGGTGGTGTGTTTTAACAACTTTCACAACGAGAGCAGGCGCATGATCGCCGTGAGGCACATCGCGATGGTGTCTCTGCGGACCACCGTGGGATTTCTGCTTCCGTTCGCGACCATCACCACCAGCGGCGTCCTGCTGGCTGTCAAGATGCGCCAGTCCGACTCGGTCCGCTTGACCAGCTTCTCCAGAACCATCTCCGCCGTGATTCTTGTGTTCTTCTTGTGCTGGGTGCCCTTTCACACCTTCAGCCTGATGGAGCTGAGCATGCATCACACCTCCTCCCTGCACTCGGTGCTCATCGTGGGCTTCCCGCTCGCCACCAGCCTGGCCTTCTTCAACAGCTGCGTCAACCCCATCCTCTACGTGCTGCTCACCAAGAAGGTGCGCAAACTGGTGAGGAGGTCGTGCTTGAACTTCACCAAGAGCTCGCTGAGGGAGCTGAGTCAGTCTGTGTCGGCGACCGAGCTAGACTCGCCGCTGCCCAGCTGCTCTCCCGAAGAAGCCACGGTCAACTCCTCCGTCTGA